From Saprospiraceae bacterium, one genomic window encodes:
- the atpF gene encoding F0F1 ATP synthase subunit B, which yields MESFILLLSMDFSPIKPNFGLLLWTVIVFLIFWLIIGKLAFKPIIQALNERADHIQDSLNAAKTAREEMKNLISENERISAEAREEKMRIIRDAKESANSLIAEARERAKEEAQRIVTNAKNDIETAKKAALVDVKNQVGAMAVDIAETVIRQKLGNDAEQQSYIKRLVDEIKVN from the coding sequence ATGGAATCATTCATCCTGTTGCTTTCGATGGATTTCAGTCCGATCAAACCCAATTTTGGTTTGCTTCTCTGGACAGTAATCGTCTTCCTGATTTTTTGGCTAATCATTGGAAAACTTGCCTTCAAACCCATTATCCAGGCGCTCAATGAGCGTGCAGATCACATACAGGATTCACTCAACGCGGCAAAAACAGCCCGTGAGGAAATGAAAAATCTGATCTCTGAAAACGAAAGAATCAGTGCTGAGGCCAGAGAAGAAAAAATGAGAATCATCCGGGACGCCAAAGAATCTGCCAACAGCCTGATCGCTGAAGCAAGAGAAAGGGCCAAGGAAGAAGCACAGAGAATCGTCACCAATGCCAAAAACGACATAGAAACTGCAAAAAAGGCAGCATTGGTGGATGTAAAAAATCAGGTAGGTGCAATGGCTGTAGACATTGCTGAAACTGTTATCCGCCAAAAATTAGGCAACGATGCAGAACAGCAATCTTATATCAAGCGCCTTGTGGATGAAATCAAAGTCAATTAA
- the queE gene encoding 7-carboxy-7-deazaguanine synthase — MKSYSVKEIFLTLQGEGAQSGRASVFLRFAGCNLWSGREEDRSSAVCKFCDTDFVGTNGTLGGKYKNADLLADQVNALWPDESQKHKYIVCTGGEPLLQLDEYLIKALHQKGFEVAIETNGTIVVPEGVDWICMSPKPNTDIVVKSGHELKFVYPQPDLSPENFEQLNFQHFFIQPMDGPDIKVNIEKSIAFIHQNPQWRLSLQSHKMIGIR, encoded by the coding sequence ATGAAAAGCTATTCTGTCAAAGAAATATTTTTGACCTTGCAAGGTGAAGGTGCTCAATCCGGAAGGGCATCTGTTTTCTTGCGTTTTGCAGGATGTAATTTATGGAGTGGCAGAGAAGAAGATCGAAGTTCTGCGGTTTGTAAATTTTGCGATACTGATTTTGTGGGAACAAACGGCACACTGGGTGGAAAATACAAAAACGCAGATCTGCTTGCAGACCAGGTGAACGCTTTGTGGCCTGATGAATCCCAAAAACATAAATACATCGTATGCACCGGAGGAGAGCCCTTGTTGCAATTGGATGAATATCTAATCAAAGCCTTGCACCAAAAAGGATTTGAAGTGGCCATCGAAACCAACGGGACCATCGTAGTGCCGGAAGGAGTAGATTGGATCTGCATGAGCCCCAAACCAAATACTGATATTGTGGTAAAATCCGGTCACGAACTCAAGTTTGTCTATCCACAACCAGACTTGTCTCCTGAAAATTTTGAGCAATTAAATTTCCAGCATTTTTTTATCCAACCCATGGATGGACCGGATATCAAAGTCAATATAGAAAAATCCATTGCATTTATCCACCAAAATCCTCAATGGAGACTGAGTTTGCAAAGTCATAAGATGATTGGAATTAGGTAA
- a CDS encoding F0F1 ATP synthase subunit alpha, with amino-acid sequence MVNIRPEEISAILKQQISGSATASQLEEVGTVLTVGDGIARVYGLTNAQAGELVEFETGVQAIVLNLEEDNVGVVLMGPWGGIKEGSRVKRTNKIASIEVGEGFAGRVVNTLGQPIDGKGPITGVKYEMPLERKAPGVIFRQPVNEPLQTGIKAIDSMIPIGRGQRELIIGDRQTGKTAIAIDTIINQKEFYDKGEPVYCIYVASGQKASTVAKVARTLEEYGAMPYTVIVSASAADPAPLQFYAPFAGAAIGEYYRDTGRPALVIYDDLSKQAVAYREVSLLLRRPPGREAYPGDVFYLHSRLLERAAKVINNDEIAKNMNDLPDSLKKAGIVKGGGSLTALPIIETQAGDVSAYIPTNVISITDGQIFLESNLFNSGIRPAINVGISVSRVGGNAQIKSMKKVSGTLKLDQAQYRELEAFSKFGSDLDAATKAVLDKGKRNVEILKQPQYSPVSVEKQVAIIYMGTNNMLKDIPVEKVKEFENVVYTELELKHPQVLENFRKGKLEEADLKVLKDLAGGLKIA; translated from the coding sequence ATGGTAAATATCAGACCCGAAGAAATATCAGCCATTCTAAAGCAACAAATCTCAGGCTCGGCCACAGCTTCCCAATTGGAAGAAGTAGGTACCGTACTTACCGTAGGTGACGGTATCGCGCGCGTCTATGGATTGACCAATGCTCAGGCAGGTGAGCTCGTCGAATTTGAAACCGGAGTTCAGGCCATCGTATTAAACCTCGAAGAAGACAACGTGGGTGTGGTACTCATGGGTCCCTGGGGAGGAATTAAAGAAGGTTCCAGAGTCAAACGAACCAACAAGATTGCCTCCATTGAAGTAGGTGAAGGTTTTGCAGGTCGTGTGGTCAATACCCTCGGTCAACCCATTGACGGGAAAGGACCCATCACCGGTGTTAAATATGAAATGCCTCTGGAGCGCAAAGCACCGGGTGTGATCTTTCGCCAGCCAGTCAATGAGCCCCTGCAGACAGGAATAAAAGCCATCGACTCAATGATTCCTATTGGGCGAGGACAAAGAGAATTGATCATCGGCGACCGTCAGACGGGCAAAACAGCCATCGCCATAGATACCATCATCAACCAAAAAGAATTTTACGACAAAGGCGAACCCGTTTATTGCATTTATGTGGCTTCAGGTCAAAAAGCATCTACGGTGGCCAAAGTAGCCAGAACACTCGAAGAATATGGCGCAATGCCTTATACCGTGATCGTATCTGCTTCCGCTGCGGATCCTGCACCCCTTCAATTTTATGCTCCTTTTGCCGGAGCCGCCATCGGCGAATATTATAGAGATACAGGAAGACCAGCTCTTGTCATCTATGATGATCTCAGCAAGCAGGCCGTGGCCTATCGGGAAGTTTCTCTCTTGTTGAGAAGACCTCCGGGACGTGAAGCTTATCCGGGAGACGTATTTTACCTGCACTCAAGATTGTTGGAAAGGGCTGCCAAAGTCATCAACAACGATGAGATTGCCAAAAATATGAATGACTTACCTGATTCTCTGAAAAAAGCAGGTATCGTCAAAGGGGGCGGATCGCTTACCGCGCTTCCCATCATTGAAACACAGGCGGGAGACGTTTCTGCTTATATTCCTACCAATGTGATTTCTATTACCGACGGACAGATATTCCTTGAATCTAACTTGTTTAACTCAGGTATCCGTCCCGCCATCAACGTTGGTATTTCAGTATCCCGGGTGGGAGGTAATGCGCAAATCAAATCCATGAAAAAGGTATCCGGAACCCTGAAACTTGATCAGGCGCAATACCGTGAATTGGAGGCCTTCTCCAAGTTTGGATCTGATTTGGATGCAGCCACAAAAGCCGTACTGGACAAGGGAAAGAGAAATGTTGAAATTTTGAAACAACCCCAATACAGTCCGGTCTCCGTTGAAAAACAAGTAGCCATTATCTATATGGGTACCAACAATATGCTGAAAGATATTCCGGTCGAAAAGGTAAAAGAATTTGAAAATGTAGTCTATACCGAACTCGAACTGAAACATCCTCAGGTATTGGAAAACTTTAGAAAAGGTAAGCTTGAAGAAGCAGACCTGAAAGTGTTGAAAGATTTAGCTGGAGGCCTTAAGATTGCCTAA
- a CDS encoding D-sedoheptulose 7-phosphate isomerase — protein MDQIKNIILESIRIKNILSGDAGTLSKIKEASIAVLHSLQQGGRIYFCGNGGSAADAQHLAAEFSGRFYTDRKALPAEALHTNTSYLTAVANDYSYDVVYSRLISGIGRPEDVLVGISTSGNSKNIVLALQAANEIGIKTIALTGSKGGMMKDHCSIWIPAPSDDTPRIQECHILIGHIICQWVEENYFV, from the coding sequence ATGGATCAAATTAAAAACATCATTCTGGAATCGATCCGAATTAAAAACATCCTCTCCGGGGATGCCGGCACGCTTTCTAAAATCAAGGAAGCTTCGATTGCAGTCTTACATTCTTTACAACAGGGAGGAAGAATCTATTTTTGCGGAAATGGTGGTAGTGCTGCGGATGCTCAACATCTCGCTGCAGAATTTTCCGGTAGATTTTACACAGACCGAAAAGCCCTTCCGGCCGAAGCGCTTCATACCAATACATCTTATTTGACCGCAGTAGCAAATGATTACAGCTACGATGTCGTTTACTCCAGATTGATTTCCGGTATCGGCAGACCCGAAGATGTTCTGGTGGGAATAAGTACTTCTGGTAATTCAAAAAATATTGTCCTTGCTTTGCAGGCCGCAAATGAAATTGGCATCAAAACCATTGCGCTAACCGGTAGTAAAGGGGGTATGATGAAAGACCATTGCAGCATTTGGATTCCAGCACCATCGGACGATACACCAAGAATTCAGGAATGCCATATTCTGATCGGACACATCATTTGTCAATGGGTAGAAGAAAACTATTTTGTATAA
- the atpE gene encoding ATP synthase F0 subunit C has translation MGGSIVAIGMGLAAIGAGIGVGTIGGKALEAIARQPEAIGDIRANMILTAALVEGAALIAIILAYLVA, from the coding sequence ATGGGAGGTTCAATTGTAGCTATCGGAATGGGTCTTGCAGCGATTGGTGCAGGAATCGGAGTGGGTACGATCGGAGGTAAAGCGTTGGAAGCGATAGCTCGCCAGCCTGAGGCCATCGGTGATATCCGCGCCAATATGATTCTTACTGCAGCGCTGGTAGAGGGTGCGGCTTTGATCGCCATCATCCTTGCTTATCTCGTGGCTTAA
- a CDS encoding glycosyltransferase, translating to MPSVIILGPAHPLRGGLASFDERLAREWQQQAWNTSIWTFSLQYPGFLFPGTTQYSDEPAPENLNIRVVINSVNPFNWYKVGKDLKRLKPDLIIVRYWLPFMGTCLGTILRIAKSNDHTKIICIADNVIPHEKRPGDRAFTKYFLKSVDAFITMSEKVKMDLRIFEQEKKAVVVDHPLYDNFGEKLDKREARKHLNLQEDHPLVLFFGFIRKYKGLNLLLEAFAKEPLRSSGIRCLVAGEFYEDEKPYLETIKKEGIEKIILMHTQFISDSEVKYYLSAADVVVQPYIHATQSGVTPLAYHFEKPMIVTNVGALPRLVPHGKVGLVCEPNSDSISSAIIDFFADDVDRFTSHLLEEKKKLNWTTLVETIKKLYHDLEKQSTI from the coding sequence ATGCCATCTGTCATCATCCTTGGACCGGCACATCCTCTGCGTGGAGGTCTGGCCTCATTTGACGAAAGGCTGGCCAGAGAATGGCAACAACAAGCCTGGAATACGTCCATTTGGACCTTCTCATTGCAATACCCAGGATTCTTATTTCCCGGAACCACCCAATACTCCGATGAACCGGCTCCGGAGAATCTCAACATCAGAGTGGTCATCAACTCAGTGAATCCCTTCAATTGGTACAAGGTAGGTAAAGATCTAAAACGCCTAAAACCTGATCTGATCATCGTGCGTTATTGGCTGCCTTTTATGGGGACCTGTCTTGGGACCATCCTGAGAATAGCCAAATCAAATGATCACACCAAAATAATTTGCATTGCCGACAATGTGATTCCCCACGAAAAACGTCCCGGTGATCGCGCTTTTACGAAATACTTTTTAAAATCCGTAGATGCTTTTATTACAATGAGTGAAAAAGTAAAAATGGATCTGCGTATTTTCGAACAGGAAAAAAAAGCGGTGGTGGTGGATCATCCTTTGTATGATAATTTTGGTGAAAAGTTGGATAAACGAGAAGCCCGCAAACATCTGAATTTGCAGGAAGACCATCCGTTGGTATTGTTTTTTGGTTTTATTCGAAAATACAAAGGTTTAAACCTGCTTTTGGAAGCATTCGCCAAAGAGCCTCTTCGTTCTTCAGGAATTCGTTGTCTTGTTGCGGGAGAATTTTATGAAGATGAAAAACCCTATCTTGAAACAATCAAAAAGGAAGGTATCGAAAAAATAATTCTGATGCACACCCAATTTATTTCCGATAGCGAAGTAAAGTATTACCTCAGCGCTGCTGATGTGGTCGTGCAACCCTACATCCACGCTACACAAAGCGGGGTCACTCCTTTGGCCTATCATTTTGAAAAACCCATGATTGTTACCAACGTAGGAGCTTTGCCCAGACTCGTCCCTCACGGCAAAGTTGGTTTGGTTTGTGAACCCAATTCTGATTCCATTTCATCCGCGATTATCGATTTTTTTGCAGATGATGTAGATCGATTTACATCCCATTTATTGGAAGAAAAAAAGAAGTTAAATTGGACCACGCTGGTGGAGACCATCAAAAAATTGTACCATGATCTGGAGAAGCAAAGCACCATTTAG
- the atpH gene encoding ATP synthase F1 subunit delta — MSQSKIAARYAKSLIDLSREKSSLEQSYQDMLSLQSLCSQKDFALMLKSPIVSADKKENVIKALLADKISPLIYTFIKLLVTKGREPLLANIAGAFIAQYKSIQKIRTATLVTAVPQSETQLENFKKQFADWLKPGESMEIIHKVEPQLIGGFIFQMEGKQVDTTAKRKLEAFRTNLYDSSYTNLVVKS, encoded by the coding sequence ATGTCACAATCCAAAATTGCTGCCAGATACGCCAAATCCCTGATAGATTTATCCAGGGAGAAGTCTTCTTTGGAACAATCCTACCAGGATATGCTGAGCTTACAGAGCCTTTGTTCACAAAAGGATTTTGCATTGATGCTTAAGAGTCCCATTGTGAGTGCAGACAAAAAAGAAAACGTAATCAAAGCGCTGTTGGCGGATAAAATATCTCCACTTATTTACACTTTTATCAAATTGCTTGTGACCAAAGGTCGTGAGCCTCTTTTGGCAAACATTGCCGGTGCTTTTATCGCCCAATACAAATCCATTCAAAAAATCAGAACGGCTACTTTGGTCACCGCCGTTCCCCAATCTGAAACTCAATTGGAGAATTTTAAAAAACAGTTTGCAGACTGGCTGAAGCCCGGTGAGTCCATGGAAATTATTCATAAAGTAGAACCACAACTGATTGGCGGTTTTATTTTTCAGATGGAAGGAAAACAAGTCGATACCACTGCCAAGAGGAAACTGGAGGCATTTAGAACAAACTTATACGATTCATCTTATACCAACTTAGTCGTCAAATCTTAA
- a CDS encoding right-handed parallel beta-helix repeat-containing protein, which yields MKHSQVEIPVLLLSNKLSLNHENKKRMKATFTPFFYVILLFVLGIYYVSATNYHVSITGNDSNNGLTVSTPLRTIQAATNKVRAGDSVLVYNGNYTGFDHRDKQNGLAGRPIVYFAMGDRVIITTALYRNNGINIENNDYIHIIGFKVRRMLQEGIRAVYANHVSILYNECDSCYRGIFTGYTDDLLVEHNVCSRSHGEHGIYVSNNSDRAVVRYNSCSFNKASGIQYNPDLSSGAPGYSEDADISYNIVFENKRGAGLNLQGLSRALVTNNLIYNNHEASGITLFHGDASKGCTDVKVFNNTIIVPADGRWGIHVIDDAERIQIFNNVILNFHPWKGAIALQKNGFVQKEIISDYNYVSDKFCDIDDGCSKTLSFWQSLGYDLHSLKALMDQSLVFVNFNNKNYKASANSPLLDAGTDWVAPHSMSDLVGISRPQGSAYDIGCYEKVSISFVEDPSSASQNAIYGLFGWASFESLIGDQPTSKWMLFDINGRPIHPNQSDPRKLNLNPGIYILKQLPNGAEQSKTYFLYHLTP from the coding sequence ATGAAACATTCGCAGGTGGAAATTCCTGTGTTGTTATTATCGAATAAATTATCTTTGAACCACGAAAATAAAAAGCGAATGAAAGCAACATTTACCCCTTTTTTTTACGTTATCCTACTTTTTGTTCTCGGTATATACTATGTCTCAGCCACCAACTACCACGTGTCAATTACCGGCAACGACAGCAACAACGGTCTGACCGTTTCCACTCCTTTGCGGACCATCCAGGCTGCCACCAATAAAGTCAGAGCGGGTGACAGCGTGCTCGTGTACAATGGAAATTATACCGGATTTGACCATCGCGACAAACAAAATGGACTAGCCGGAAGACCAATCGTTTATTTTGCCATGGGTGACCGGGTAATCATCACCACGGCCTTGTACCGCAACAATGGAATCAATATTGAAAACAACGACTACATCCACATCATTGGATTCAAAGTGAGAAGAATGCTGCAGGAAGGCATTCGCGCTGTGTACGCCAACCATGTCAGCATTTTATACAATGAATGCGACAGTTGCTACCGCGGAATATTTACGGGTTACACGGACGATCTTTTGGTCGAGCACAATGTTTGCAGCAGATCCCACGGAGAACACGGCATCTATGTTTCCAACAACAGTGATCGTGCTGTGGTGAGATACAATTCCTGTTCTTTCAATAAAGCGAGTGGAATACAGTACAACCCCGATCTCAGTAGCGGCGCACCTGGGTACAGCGAGGACGCGGATATTTCTTACAACATCGTTTTTGAAAACAAGAGAGGGGCTGGCTTAAACTTACAAGGATTGAGCCGCGCACTGGTCACAAACAATCTGATTTACAACAACCATGAAGCTTCGGGAATTACCTTATTTCATGGCGACGCTTCCAAAGGATGTACGGATGTAAAAGTATTCAACAACACCATTATTGTACCAGCCGATGGACGTTGGGGAATTCATGTCATTGACGATGCTGAAAGAATCCAGATTTTCAACAATGTGATTCTAAATTTTCATCCGTGGAAAGGGGCCATTGCCTTACAAAAAAACGGTTTCGTTCAAAAGGAAATCATCAGTGACTACAACTATGTAAGCGACAAATTCTGTGATATCGATGACGGTTGCAGCAAAACGCTTTCCTTCTGGCAATCGCTTGGGTATGATCTTCACTCATTGAAAGCTCTGATGGACCAATCCCTGGTATTTGTAAATTTTAACAACAAAAATTACAAGGCTTCGGCCAACTCTCCGCTCTTGGATGCAGGCACTGATTGGGTCGCCCCCCATAGCATGTCGGATTTAGTGGGGATTTCAAGACCTCAAGGCAGTGCTTATGACATTGGCTGTTATGAAAAAGTTTCCATTTCTTTTGTAGAGGATCCTTCCTCCGCAAGCCAGAACGCTATCTATGGACTTTTTGGTTGGGCATCATTTGAAAGTTTGATTGGAGACCAGCCAACTTCCAAATGGATGCTGTTTGATATCAATGGCCGACCCATCCATCCAAATCAATCTGATCCCAGGAAACTAAATCTAAATCCTGGAATTTATATTTTGAAACAATTGCCCAATGGTGCTGAGCAATCAAAAACCTATTTTCTGTACCATCTGACACCTTAA
- a CDS encoding HAD-IIIA family hydrolase: protein MNECIILAGGFGTRLAHLIPELPKCLAPVGERPFLHALLHYLQLQNINHYVFSLGYKSDLVIDYVRRNFEDLKCSFVVEEQALGTGGAIQKAIQQCRSDHVFVINADTFYPVELNPLYQFHTAKNANISLTLKPMIFPHRYGTVEIDIHQKVSRFHEKNEINYGLINGGIYLISKSWFLSLSLPEVFSFEKDLLEKENYQQALFAQVNDLPFIDIGVPDDYARAEEFLSKNLNYKPQIKNLFLDRDGVINVLRPNDYVKNFEEFRFRDEVLEELHLIAPGFEKIFVVTNQAGIGKGLMTEVDLQNIHDVMEEILEFFGVRFARIYHCPHTKELDCICRKPKAGMLDQAKMDFPDMLFAESLIIGDSNTDMLMGRSRGMKTVALGSNFSDEQGNPTQDHVVESLKEFRENILAQFVK, encoded by the coding sequence ATGAATGAATGCATCATTCTGGCCGGTGGTTTTGGAACAAGGCTGGCCCATCTGATTCCTGAACTTCCAAAATGTCTGGCACCAGTCGGTGAACGTCCATTTTTACATGCCCTATTGCATTACCTCCAGTTACAGAATATAAATCACTATGTATTTTCATTGGGATACAAATCAGATCTTGTGATCGATTATGTTCGCAGGAATTTTGAAGATTTAAAATGTAGTTTTGTCGTTGAAGAACAAGCCCTGGGTACTGGTGGCGCTATCCAGAAAGCCATTCAACAATGTCGGTCTGACCATGTATTTGTAATCAATGCAGATACTTTTTATCCCGTTGAACTAAATCCACTATATCAATTTCACACTGCCAAGAATGCCAACATAAGTTTGACACTCAAACCCATGATTTTTCCCCATCGGTATGGCACGGTTGAGATTGATATTCATCAAAAAGTAAGCCGTTTTCATGAAAAAAATGAAATTAATTATGGTTTGATCAATGGTGGAATATATTTGATCTCCAAATCATGGTTCCTGTCATTGAGTTTACCTGAAGTGTTTTCTTTTGAAAAAGATCTATTGGAAAAAGAAAACTACCAACAGGCTCTTTTCGCCCAAGTAAATGACTTACCATTCATCGACATTGGTGTTCCGGATGACTATGCACGTGCTGAAGAGTTTCTATCAAAGAATCTCAATTACAAACCGCAAATAAAAAATCTCTTTCTGGACAGAGATGGCGTCATCAATGTATTAAGACCCAATGATTATGTCAAGAACTTCGAAGAATTTAGATTCAGGGATGAAGTATTGGAAGAATTACATTTGATTGCTCCTGGATTTGAGAAAATATTTGTGGTGACCAACCAAGCGGGCATAGGAAAGGGATTAATGACTGAAGTAGATTTGCAGAATATCCATGATGTCATGGAAGAGATTCTTGAATTTTTTGGAGTTCGCTTTGCAAGAATCTACCATTGTCCTCATACCAAAGAATTGGATTGCATTTGTCGCAAACCGAAAGCTGGAATGTTGGATCAGGCAAAAATGGACTTTCCGGATATGCTTTTTGCAGAATCCTTGATCATCGGTGACAGTAACACAGACATGCTCATGGGACGATCCAGAGGAATGAAGACGGTGGCTTTGGGATCAAATTTTAGCGACGAACAAGGAAATCCAACACAAGACCATGTGGTGGAAAGTCTTAAAGAATTTAGAGAAAATATTTTAGCCCAATTTGTAAAATGA
- a CDS encoding dehydrogenase, with the protein MIWRSKAPFRLGLAGGGTDVSPYSDLFGGAILNATISLYAHSSIEPIDEPKIIFDSIDQQKSLVFDLGDHVNVDQGLSLQCGLYNRLRKEGLIGNQGFRLTTSMDVPAGSGLGTSSTLMVSMLKAFSEMLNIPFGDYDLAHLAFEIERINLGLAGGKQDQYAATFGGVNFMEFNKADQVIVNPLRIKYEYINELENNLILYFTSSSRSSSQIISEQQKNVSDNKESSIEAMHQLKEQSRMMKNALLKGKLHEIGEILDFGFQQKKKMADNISNDRLDEIYDAAKKAGASGGKISGAGGGGFMFFYCPRNSRYKVIETLTQFGGYFLKYQFTPQGARSWKMNT; encoded by the coding sequence ATGATCTGGAGAAGCAAAGCACCATTTAGATTAGGGCTTGCGGGTGGAGGCACGGATGTCAGTCCCTATAGTGATCTGTTCGGAGGAGCTATATTGAATGCCACGATATCCCTGTACGCACACAGCAGCATTGAACCCATCGATGAACCAAAAATAATTTTTGATTCCATCGATCAACAAAAATCTTTGGTGTTTGATTTAGGAGATCATGTCAATGTGGATCAAGGTCTCAGCTTACAATGCGGATTGTACAATCGACTCAGAAAGGAGGGCCTAATCGGCAACCAGGGATTCAGGTTGACAACATCCATGGATGTGCCTGCCGGAAGTGGACTTGGGACTTCTTCTACACTGATGGTTTCTATGTTGAAGGCATTTTCTGAAATGCTCAATATTCCTTTTGGAGATTATGATCTTGCTCATTTGGCTTTTGAAATTGAGAGAATTAATTTAGGACTCGCGGGCGGTAAGCAAGACCAGTATGCTGCTACTTTCGGGGGTGTCAACTTTATGGAATTTAATAAAGCCGATCAGGTCATCGTCAATCCTCTCCGTATTAAATATGAATACATCAACGAACTGGAAAATAATTTGATCCTGTATTTTACATCATCCAGTCGAAGTTCTTCACAAATTATCAGTGAGCAACAAAAAAATGTTTCCGATAACAAAGAAAGTAGCATAGAGGCGATGCATCAATTGAAAGAACAAAGCCGCATGATGAAAAATGCTTTGCTCAAAGGAAAACTCCACGAGATCGGAGAAATTCTTGATTTTGGATTTCAGCAAAAAAAGAAAATGGCAGACAATATCAGCAATGATCGTCTGGATGAAATTTACGACGCTGCCAAAAAAGCAGGAGCGAGTGGCGGTAAAATTTCCGGAGCTGGCGGAGGTGGATTTATGTTTTTTTATTGTCCGCGCAACAGCAGATACAAGGTCATTGAAACTTTGACACAGTTTGGCGGTTATTTTTTAAAATACCAGTTTACACCACAAGGCGCAAGAAGCTGGAAAATGAATACCTAA
- the atpB gene encoding F0F1 ATP synthase subunit A: MKQYLTFLLFAVISLGRISSQNADHQHDSHHHDHHHHDGHDHPAHSHPAENANHPKAADHNDHSAFDPKSTAFHHISDLNVYNIGPWNIPLPCILYAPSQGWSVFSSGKFGIDNAHHGSGHYAIDRYVLNAGKVMRITEPSFPIGKVEIGPFTAVETEENGKKKYIDQVVYQGTPLNLEKSSTADGGIFEGGITGFYDLSISKNVFAMLLVIGLLSWLFIGMARQYKRAPGTAPKGAQKLFEPIILFLQDEVAKPFLGNKYARFMPLLLAIFFFILGLNLFGQIPFLGSANVTGNLAVTMVLAILVFIVVNLNGNWHYWQHILWMPGIPAAVKIFVLTPVEILGVIIKPVTLMLRLFANITAGHMVITIFIGLIFIFGKSGESPGAAYGASIGSVLLTLFMMAIELLVAFIQAYVFTLLTASYIGAATEDHHHGHEEMSH; encoded by the coding sequence ATGAAACAATACCTAACATTTTTACTATTTGCAGTGATCTCCCTAGGGCGAATCAGTTCGCAAAATGCTGATCATCAACATGATTCTCACCATCACGACCACCATCATCACGATGGTCACGACCACCCCGCGCACTCCCACCCCGCTGAAAATGCCAATCATCCAAAAGCTGCAGATCACAATGATCACAGCGCTTTTGATCCAAAAAGTACCGCTTTCCATCATATTTCTGATCTAAATGTTTACAACATTGGACCCTGGAATATTCCTCTTCCCTGCATTCTTTACGCCCCATCTCAAGGCTGGTCTGTTTTTTCTTCCGGAAAATTTGGCATCGACAACGCCCACCATGGATCCGGACATTATGCAATCGACCGATACGTGCTCAATGCCGGTAAAGTCATGAGAATCACTGAACCATCCTTTCCGATTGGCAAGGTTGAAATTGGACCATTTACTGCTGTGGAGACCGAAGAAAATGGTAAGAAAAAATACATCGATCAGGTGGTTTATCAGGGTACTCCTTTAAATCTTGAAAAATCAAGTACCGCAGATGGCGGAATTTTTGAAGGTGGAATCACCGGTTTTTATGACCTGTCCATTTCGAAAAATGTCTTTGCCATGTTGTTGGTGATTGGCTTACTCTCCTGGTTGTTTATTGGCATGGCCCGTCAATACAAGCGCGCTCCGGGTACTGCCCCAAAAGGAGCTCAAAAGCTTTTCGAACCCATTATACTTTTTCTTCAAGATGAAGTAGCAAAGCCTTTTTTGGGAAATAAATACGCCAGATTTATGCCTTTGCTTTTGGCTATTTTCTTTTTTATTTTGGGATTGAATCTTTTTGGACAAATTCCCTTCCTGGGTTCAGCCAACGTAACCGGAAATCTCGCTGTCACCATGGTATTGGCGATTCTTGTGTTTATAGTCGTCAACCTCAATGGCAACTGGCATTACTGGCAACACATTCTGTGGATGCCGGGAATTCCTGCAGCTGTTAAAATATTTGTTCTGACCCCGGTAGAAATACTTGGCGTCATCATCAAACCCGTGACCTTGATGCTGCGACTTTTTGCCAACATCACGGCAGGTCACATGGTGATCACCATTTTTATTGGTCTGATCTTTATTTTTGGAAAATCCGGAGAAAGTCCGGGGGCAGCCTATGGTGCTTCCATCGGATCCGTATTGTTAACTTTGTTTATGATGGCCATCGAATTGTTGGTGGCATTTATTCAGGCTTATGTGTTTACTTTATTGACCGCTTCTTACATTGGAGCTGCCACTGAAGATCACCACCATGGTCACGAAGAAATGAGTCATTAA